A section of the Alkalihalobacillus sp. LMS39 genome encodes:
- the ctaD gene encoding cytochrome c oxidase subunit I, with amino-acid sequence MATNTKSKSVLWDWLTTVDHKKIAILYLIAGTLYFVQAGIMAVFMRIQLMYPDNSFVSGQTFNELLTMHGTVMLFFVATPLLFAFMNFVVPLQIGARDVAFPFVNSLGFWIFFFGAFLVNLSWFFGGGPDAGWTAYVPLSSRDYAGSGLDFYVLGLQVAGIGTLLSAINFLVTIINMRAPGMTMMRLPLFVWTSFITSMLILFAFTPLAAGLALLMLDRLFDGQFFIPDMGGNAVLWQHIFWIFGHPEVYILVLPAFGIISEVIPAFSRKRLFGYTAMVFATIIIAFLGFMVWVHHMFTVGLGPISNSIFAVATMMIAVPTGIKIFNWLFTMWGGKITFNTAMLFASSFVPTFVLGGVTGVMLAMAPVDHLYHDTYFVVAHFHYIIVGGIVMALFAGLFYWYPLMFGHKLNETLGKLFFALFYIGFHLTFFIQHFLGLMGMPRRVYTYLGDQGLDGMNMISTVGTFFMSAGIIVLVINVIYSAYRKDHQTGQDPWDARTLEWACAHPVPEYNFAQTPLVRSLDPLFYEKVHGDGKMKPAEPLADIHMPNGSFIPFVMSFGLFVAGFGFVMMGFDNPVIEPLIVAVAGLVITFGAMFTRSVKEDHGYYIPVKDIKEER; translated from the coding sequence TTGGCTACTAATACAAAGTCAAAAAGTGTATTATGGGATTGGTTAACAACCGTAGACCATAAAAAAATCGCGATTTTATATTTAATCGCCGGTACACTTTATTTCGTTCAAGCTGGTATCATGGCTGTTTTTATGAGAATTCAGCTCATGTATCCAGATAATAGTTTTGTAAGCGGGCAAACGTTTAATGAGCTACTAACAATGCATGGAACCGTCATGTTATTTTTCGTGGCAACACCTCTTCTTTTTGCATTTATGAACTTTGTTGTTCCTTTGCAAATTGGAGCTCGTGACGTTGCGTTCCCATTTGTTAACTCATTAGGATTTTGGATTTTCTTTTTTGGGGCATTTCTTGTTAATTTAAGTTGGTTCTTTGGTGGTGGTCCAGATGCTGGTTGGACGGCATATGTACCGTTATCGAGTCGAGATTACGCAGGGAGTGGACTTGATTTTTATGTACTAGGTTTACAGGTTGCTGGTATCGGGACATTGTTGTCAGCGATTAACTTCCTCGTTACGATTATCAATATGAGAGCTCCAGGAATGACAATGATGAGATTACCGTTGTTTGTCTGGACATCTTTTATTACATCTATGTTAATCTTATTTGCTTTTACACCATTAGCAGCTGGTTTAGCGCTTCTAATGCTAGATCGTTTATTTGATGGACAATTCTTTATTCCAGATATGGGTGGAAACGCTGTGTTATGGCAGCATATTTTCTGGATTTTCGGTCACCCTGAAGTATACATCCTTGTATTACCTGCTTTTGGTATTATTTCTGAAGTTATTCCAGCGTTCTCAAGAAAGCGTCTATTTGGATATACTGCCATGGTATTTGCAACGATCATTATTGCGTTTTTAGGATTCATGGTTTGGGTTCACCACATGTTTACCGTTGGTTTAGGACCTATTTCTAACTCTATTTTCGCTGTTGCTACAATGATGATTGCAGTTCCGACAGGGATTAAAATCTTTAACTGGTTATTTACAATGTGGGGCGGAAAAATTACATTTAATACAGCCATGTTATTTGCTTCGTCTTTCGTACCAACGTTTGTACTTGGTGGGGTAACTGGGGTAATGCTTGCAATGGCTCCTGTTGACCATTTATACCATGATACTTATTTCGTTGTTGCTCACTTCCACTACATTATTGTTGGTGGTATCGTTATGGCCTTATTTGCTGGATTATTCTACTGGTATCCGCTTATGTTTGGTCATAAATTAAATGAAACATTAGGTAAACTTTTCTTTGCACTATTTTATATTGGATTCCATTTAACTTTCTTCATTCAGCATTTCTTAGGTTTAATGGGTATGCCACGTCGTGTCTACACGTACCTTGGAGATCAGGGCTTAGATGGAATGAATATGATTAGTACTGTTGGAACATTCTTTATGTCAGCAGGTATTATCGTTTTAGTGATTAACGTGATTTATTCTGCTTATCGTAAAGATCACCAAACAGGTCAAGACCCTTGGGATGCACGTACATTGGAATGGGCTTGTGCACATCCAGTACCAGAGTATAACTTTGCTCAAACACCATTAGTTCGTTCGTTAGATCCGTTGTTCTACGAAAAAGTTCATGGTGATGGCAAAATGAAACCTGCTGAGCCATTAGCAGATATTCATATGCCAAATGGTTCATTTATCCCATTTGTCATGTCATTTGGTTTGTTCGTTGCTGGATTTGGTTTTGTTATGAT
- the coxB gene encoding cytochrome c oxidase subunit II has translation MENWKSVLRFLPLTLLALLLAGCGEENLTALDPKGPQSQWLYDYMILSLVIMIFVAVVVFSIFFIILFKFRRKPGDDAYPKQVHGSTALEITWTVIPIILLAILAVPTITGSFMLADTEPEGDHTVTIKVTGHQFWWQFDYEDEGFTAGQDVYIPVGEKVVFELHGQDVIHSFWVPALGGKVDTIPGITNHLWLQADEPGIFKGKCAELCGPEHALMDFKLIALERDEYDAWVAGMQEPSEPQEALAQQGREVFENNGCLGCHAVNGMGTASGPALNNFANRTTIAGYLDFTDENLEAWIRDPESLKQGNNMLAYPDMSEEDMTALIAYLRSLSIE, from the coding sequence TGGTGAAGAAAATTTAACGGCTCTCGATCCAAAAGGGCCACAATCACAGTGGTTATATGATTACATGATTCTATCGTTAGTCATCATGATTTTCGTAGCCGTTGTTGTATTTTCGATCTTCTTTATTATTTTATTTAAATTTAGAAGAAAACCTGGTGACGATGCTTATCCAAAACAGGTTCATGGTAGTACTGCGTTAGAAATTACGTGGACAGTAATTCCGATTATTTTATTAGCAATTTTAGCTGTTCCAACAATCACAGGGTCGTTTATGTTAGCTGATACTGAACCAGAAGGCGACCATACCGTTACGATTAAGGTAACAGGGCATCAGTTCTGGTGGCAGTTCGACTACGAAGATGAAGGATTCACCGCTGGTCAAGATGTTTATATTCCAGTAGGTGAGAAAGTTGTATTTGAATTGCACGGACAAGATGTCATTCACTCTTTTTGGGTGCCAGCACTTGGAGGAAAAGTGGATACAATCCCAGGAATTACGAATCACCTTTGGCTACAAGCTGATGAGCCAGGTATATTTAAAGGTAAATGTGCCGAGTTATGTGGACCAGAACATGCTTTAATGGACTTCAAACTTATCGCATTAGAAAGAGATGAATATGATGCATGGGTAGCAGGGATGCAAGAGCCTAGTGAACCTCAAGAAGCATTAGCACAACAAGGACGAGAAGTATTCGAAAATAATGGCTGTTTAGGTTGTCATGCTGTTAATGGTATGGGTACTGCGAGTGGTCCGGCTTTAAATAACTTTGCAAACCGTACAACGATTGCTGGTTATCTTGATTTCACGGATGAAAACTTAGAAGCTTGGATTCGTGATCCTGAATCATTAAAGCAAGGAAACAACATGTTAGCTTATCCTGACATGAGTGAAGAAGATATGACAGCGTTAATTGCATACTTGCGTTCGTTATCAATAGAATAA